One genomic region from Pseudoduganella lutea encodes:
- a CDS encoding xanthine dehydrogenase family protein molybdopterin-binding subunit, with protein MRTALPVLLAEELDVNFDTVRVETLPYDAASAGQFNTWASASVRGAWTSLRKAGATARAMLVEAAAQQWGIPVHRVRTANGVAINLDTNATLPYGALADAASRLPIPAEVQYKNPAEYRFIGKSVTRQRVREKINGAETFGIDVALPGMLVAMVVRSPTFHGKVKSFDDGAVRALGAGIVAVLEVKQMPGCDNRNGVAIVATSTWLAMQGQNLLKVQWEGEPPAYADNAALARGMREAIADSMPAATFDANGKSKAFVPSEGALLTAEYELPYLHQATMETPNCVASWQDGKYEVWGGFQAPSFFASALAKAFEVDRSAVFVHLLPMGGGFGRKEKVDNAAEAMQLAKALGKPVKLLFSRPDDVANSFYRPATVHRLAARAAKGGIDVWRHQAAVTSFPAKAIMSPQHLSGGLSNDLIYPVGDYQTAVYPVISPLPVGSWRAISYSQNVFVVESFIDELARQQKVDPLRFRLQLLRQGGDEDSPSSHRVRMAAVLARCGDAIGWGRAAKKGRHRGIACCVYTHTHAYTAHAFEVSVVKGSVKIHRVVCVTDCGIVVDPSGFRAQIEGSLVWGLSAVLTGEITFKDGAVTQQNFADYEVLRMHQLPPLELIVIDSNEPPAGAGEPAVPSVAPALCNAIAAATGRPVRKLPLAAVGFTLA; from the coding sequence GTGCGCACTGCTTTGCCGGTACTACTCGCTGAAGAACTGGACGTGAACTTCGACACCGTACGCGTTGAAACGCTGCCATACGATGCGGCTAGCGCGGGCCAGTTCAATACCTGGGCCAGTGCCAGCGTGCGAGGCGCCTGGACGAGCCTGCGCAAGGCCGGCGCAACGGCACGCGCGATGCTTGTCGAAGCGGCAGCCCAGCAGTGGGGCATTCCGGTACACCGTGTCCGCACTGCCAATGGCGTGGCGATCAATCTCGACACGAACGCCACGTTGCCGTATGGCGCGTTGGCCGATGCCGCCAGCCGCCTGCCTATTCCGGCAGAAGTGCAATACAAGAACCCAGCCGAATACCGGTTCATCGGCAAGTCCGTGACGCGTCAGCGCGTGCGCGAGAAAATCAACGGTGCCGAGACCTTTGGTATCGATGTTGCGCTGCCAGGCATGCTGGTGGCGATGGTCGTCCGATCGCCCACCTTCCACGGTAAAGTAAAGTCGTTCGATGACGGCGCAGTGCGTGCCCTCGGCGCGGGCATTGTAGCGGTGTTGGAGGTAAAGCAGATGCCGGGCTGCGACAACCGCAATGGAGTGGCCATCGTGGCCACCAGCACCTGGCTGGCGATGCAGGGGCAGAATCTGCTGAAGGTACAATGGGAGGGTGAGCCACCAGCATACGCAGACAATGCTGCGCTGGCACGTGGCATGCGCGAGGCCATCGCCGACAGCATGCCGGCAGCCACGTTCGACGCCAATGGTAAGAGCAAGGCGTTCGTCCCGTCAGAGGGGGCCTTGCTGACCGCCGAGTATGAGCTTCCTTACCTGCACCAAGCGACGATGGAAACGCCGAACTGCGTCGCGAGCTGGCAGGACGGGAAGTACGAAGTGTGGGGCGGATTCCAGGCGCCGTCGTTCTTTGCCAGCGCACTGGCGAAAGCGTTCGAGGTGGACCGGTCCGCCGTGTTCGTCCACCTGTTGCCGATGGGCGGCGGCTTCGGGCGCAAGGAAAAGGTCGACAACGCCGCAGAGGCGATGCAACTGGCCAAAGCGCTGGGCAAGCCGGTCAAGTTGCTGTTCTCGCGTCCCGATGACGTAGCCAATAGTTTTTACAGGCCTGCCACCGTGCACCGGTTGGCGGCGCGCGCGGCCAAGGGGGGTATCGACGTTTGGCGTCACCAGGCCGCTGTCACGAGTTTCCCTGCCAAGGCCATCATGAGCCCGCAGCATCTGTCCGGCGGCCTGTCGAACGACCTGATCTATCCAGTCGGCGACTACCAAACCGCGGTGTATCCAGTCATATCGCCACTGCCAGTAGGCTCCTGGCGCGCCATCTCGTACAGCCAGAACGTGTTCGTGGTGGAGTCATTCATCGATGAGCTGGCCCGCCAGCAAAAAGTCGATCCCCTGCGGTTCCGCTTGCAATTGCTGCGCCAGGGTGGCGACGAGGATAGTCCGTCAAGCCATCGCGTCCGCATGGCCGCGGTCCTTGCCCGCTGCGGCGACGCGATCGGCTGGGGGCGTGCTGCGAAGAAGGGACGCCATCGTGGTATAGCCTGTTGCGTCTATACGCATACGCACGCCTATACGGCACATGCGTTCGAGGTCAGCGTGGTCAAGGGCTCTGTAAAGATACACCGGGTGGTATGTGTCACCGATTGCGGTATCGTGGTCGATCCTTCCGGCTTCCGGGCACAGATCGAGGGCAGTCTGGTATGGGGACTGTCCGCCGTGCTAACCGGCGAAATCACGTTCAAGGATGGCGCGGTGACACAGCAGAATTTTGCTGACTATGAAGTGTTGCGTATGCATCAGCTGCCGCCGCTGGAGCTGATCGTCATCGACAGCAACGAGCCTCCGGCCGGTGCGGGCGAGCCCGCGGTGCCATCGGTGGCTCCGGCACTTTGCAATGCGATTGCAGCGGCTACAGGAAGGCCTGTACGCAAGCTGCCACTGGCTGCGGTGGGTTTTACGTTGGCCTAG
- a CDS encoding 3-keto-disaccharide hydrolase, with the protein MNKINPTALYFAFALTGCASVTSNAPEPKSASGPQPSQAKWIQLFNGKDLSGWTPKFKGHQVGVNYKNTFKVENGVLKVDYSEYDKFDGEFGHLFWKQRLSHYRIRAEYRFVGDQVAGAPGWGYRNNGIMIFSEPPETMELDQEFPASIEVQMLGGGGPGDQNNGSFCTPHTRAVFNGQLTTTHRTSAKSKVYVGDDWVTFEVEVHGGKLIKHILDGETVISYSQPQLNPSDPHSRLLMEKGFPQLLESGYIAIQAETHPTEFRRIEILPLEEPL; encoded by the coding sequence ATGAACAAAATAAACCCCACTGCCCTGTATTTCGCATTTGCATTGACTGGGTGTGCAAGCGTTACCAGTAACGCACCAGAACCGAAGAGTGCCAGCGGGCCACAGCCTAGCCAGGCTAAGTGGATTCAGCTCTTCAACGGGAAAGACTTATCCGGCTGGACTCCAAAATTCAAAGGCCATCAAGTCGGCGTCAACTACAAAAACACCTTCAAGGTTGAAAACGGCGTCCTCAAAGTCGACTACAGCGAGTACGACAAATTCGACGGCGAATTCGGTCACCTGTTCTGGAAACAGAGGCTATCGCACTACCGCATTCGGGCAGAATATCGTTTCGTTGGCGACCAAGTCGCGGGCGCTCCAGGCTGGGGCTATCGCAATAACGGCATCATGATTTTTAGTGAACCGCCAGAGACCATGGAACTCGACCAGGAATTTCCTGCATCGATTGAAGTGCAGATGCTTGGTGGAGGCGGCCCTGGTGACCAGAACAACGGATCGTTTTGCACTCCACATACTAGAGCAGTATTCAATGGGCAGCTGACGACTACCCACCGCACCTCGGCAAAGTCAAAGGTGTATGTGGGGGACGACTGGGTAACATTCGAGGTTGAGGTTCACGGTGGAAAATTAATCAAGCATATCCTTGATGGCGAAACTGTGATCAGTTATAGCCAGCCGCAGCTCAATCCAAGCGATCCACACAGCCGGCTGCTGATGGAGAAGGGATTCCCTCAGTTGCTGGAAAGCGGCTACATTGCAATCCAGGCAGAGACGCACCCTACGGAGTTTCGACGGATAGAAATCCTGCCATTAGAGGAACCACTTTAG
- a CDS encoding Gfo/Idh/MocA family oxidoreductase has translation MAHTLSSPRRRQLVKGALATLTAPYLGHAMAASGKVNLACVGIGNRAADVIKALHATGLANIVALCDVDMGAPHTLEIMKLFPDVPRFQDFRRMFDSMGKQIDAVSIGTPDFSHFPIAMLAMSQGKHVYCEKPMGQSFREIALMMAAERKYKVAAQMGNQGHSEANYFQFKSWVDAGIIKNVRAITAHMNNPRRWHGMKVNGYLPRQPVPATLDWDGWVATGAWHDYNRGYINGDWRSWYDYGNGALGDWGAHIFDTAHEFLQLGLPTEVEAVRLEGWSPFIFPQASTLAFRFPERGALPPLELTWYDGVDNLPPLPKDYGAAIVDPNIPPPSKGSADAPKLPPGKIIYGEGLTFKGGSHGSQLSIVGTAGRDIALPSVPTSPSKHFANFLKACMGEETCRSSFAVAGPLCQAMALGVIAQRVNGKLSFDPVSKRITNHPKANALLAGAPPRKGWEQYYKLA, from the coding sequence ATGGCACACACACTTTCCTCGCCACGCCGCCGGCAATTGGTCAAAGGCGCTCTGGCGACGCTGACCGCGCCATACCTCGGCCACGCCATGGCGGCAAGCGGCAAGGTCAACCTGGCCTGCGTTGGCATCGGCAACCGCGCCGCGGATGTCATCAAGGCCCTGCACGCTACCGGGCTGGCCAACATCGTGGCGCTATGCGACGTCGACATGGGCGCGCCACACACGCTCGAGATCATGAAACTATTCCCCGACGTGCCGCGCTTCCAGGACTTCCGCCGCATGTTCGACAGCATGGGCAAGCAGATCGACGCAGTCAGCATTGGTACGCCTGACTTCTCGCATTTCCCTATCGCCATGCTGGCGATGTCGCAAGGCAAACACGTCTACTGCGAGAAGCCGATGGGCCAGAGCTTCCGCGAGATCGCGCTGATGATGGCTGCGGAACGCAAATACAAGGTGGCGGCCCAAATGGGTAACCAGGGCCATTCGGAAGCGAATTATTTCCAGTTCAAGTCCTGGGTCGATGCCGGCATCATCAAGAACGTGCGCGCCATCACGGCACACATGAACAACCCGCGCCGCTGGCACGGCATGAAGGTGAACGGCTACCTGCCGCGCCAGCCGGTACCAGCCACGCTGGACTGGGACGGCTGGGTCGCTACCGGCGCCTGGCACGACTACAACCGAGGCTACATCAACGGCGACTGGCGTTCCTGGTACGACTACGGCAATGGCGCGCTGGGCGACTGGGGCGCCCACATCTTCGACACGGCCCACGAGTTCCTGCAACTGGGCCTGCCGACCGAAGTCGAGGCGGTGCGGCTGGAAGGCTGGAGCCCCTTCATCTTCCCGCAAGCGTCGACGCTGGCTTTCCGCTTCCCCGAACGCGGCGCCCTCCCCCCCCTGGAGCTGACCTGGTACGACGGCGTTGACAACCTGCCGCCGCTGCCGAAGGACTATGGTGCGGCCATCGTCGACCCCAACATTCCACCGCCTTCGAAAGGCAGCGCCGACGCGCCCAAGCTGCCGCCCGGGAAAATCATCTATGGCGAAGGCCTGACGTTCAAGGGTGGCTCGCACGGCTCCCAGCTGAGCATCGTGGGCACCGCAGGACGGGACATCGCCCTGCCATCGGTGCCGACGAGTCCATCGAAGCATTTTGCCAATTTCCTCAAGGCCTGCATGGGCGAGGAAACCTGCCGCTCCAGCTTTGCGGTCGCCGGCCCGCTGTGCCAGGCCATGGCATTGGGCGTGATTGCCCAAAGGGTCAACGGCAAGCTCAGTTTCGATCCGGTCAGCAAGCGCATCACCAATCATCCGAAGGCCAATGCCCTGCTGGCCGGGGCGCCGCCGCGCAAGGGCTGGGAGCAGTACTACAAGCTCGCATAA
- a CDS encoding Gfo/Idh/MocA family protein: MTDKLHENILRDAWLRRRFLARLAGVIAGSTLLSGLPWMAPLRAQPVGASPSDRVRIGVIGIGSRGSLLLQYLLRTPGVEIAALCDDYPPNLLAAMAAAAGKPTAFTDYRKLLAMPGLDGVVIATPLHEHAPMCLDALAAGKHVFCEKSLALTVDECKAIARAAQASGRVFQVGHQRLFSASFLHAHEVVQTGQLGPITQIRASWHRNNDWRRPVPHPALERKLNWRLYRAYSGGLMAELASHHLQVANWYLDAAPLSCVGYGSINHWKDGREVFDNVNVLFRYRDGVTFIYDSLISNRHHGLEIQVMGPKGTIEGESGKLYLEQPPPAPAIAALVNQIERGSAETLAIGGPTWKPESKAGTAGQQLRRELGDDDGTILSMAAFANAIRAGRPIPHMIDHAYRSGIAALMGQAAMDQGREIAWPGNYN; the protein is encoded by the coding sequence ATGACTGACAAGCTTCACGAGAATATCCTGCGAGACGCGTGGCTGCGGCGCCGCTTCCTGGCGCGTCTGGCCGGCGTTATCGCCGGATCCACCCTGCTCAGCGGACTGCCATGGATGGCGCCGCTGCGCGCCCAGCCGGTCGGTGCCTCGCCGTCGGACCGCGTACGGATCGGCGTCATCGGCATCGGCTCGCGCGGCAGCCTGCTGCTGCAATACCTGCTGCGCACTCCCGGGGTCGAAATCGCCGCGCTGTGCGACGACTACCCGCCCAATCTGTTGGCGGCCATGGCGGCGGCCGCTGGCAAGCCGACGGCGTTTACGGATTATCGCAAGCTGCTGGCGATGCCTGGCCTGGACGGGGTAGTGATCGCGACGCCGCTTCACGAGCATGCCCCGATGTGCCTGGACGCGCTGGCCGCCGGCAAGCATGTGTTTTGCGAGAAGAGCCTGGCGCTCACGGTGGACGAATGCAAGGCCATCGCCCGCGCGGCTCAAGCCAGCGGACGGGTGTTTCAGGTCGGCCACCAGCGCCTGTTCAGCGCCTCCTTCCTGCACGCCCATGAGGTGGTACAAACTGGCCAGCTTGGCCCGATCACCCAGATCCGCGCCAGCTGGCACCGTAATAACGACTGGCGCCGTCCGGTCCCGCACCCCGCATTGGAACGCAAGCTGAACTGGCGGTTGTACCGCGCCTACTCCGGCGGCCTGATGGCCGAGCTGGCCTCGCATCATCTGCAGGTCGCCAACTGGTACCTGGATGCCGCGCCGCTGTCCTGCGTCGGCTACGGCAGCATCAATCACTGGAAGGACGGGCGCGAGGTATTCGACAACGTTAACGTGCTGTTCCGCTACCGCGACGGCGTCACCTTCATCTACGACTCGCTGATCAGCAACCGCCACCACGGGCTGGAAATCCAGGTCATGGGACCGAAAGGCACCATCGAAGGCGAAAGCGGAAAGCTCTACCTGGAACAGCCGCCGCCGGCGCCGGCCATCGCCGCGCTGGTGAACCAGATCGAACGGGGCAGCGCCGAGACGCTTGCCATCGGCGGCCCGACCTGGAAACCGGAAAGCAAAGCCGGGACGGCCGGACAGCAGCTGCGGCGCGAGCTCGGAGACGACGACGGCACCATCCTGTCGATGGCCGCCTTCGCCAATGCGATCCGCGCGGGCCGGCCTATCCCGCACATGATCGACCACGCCTATCGCTCCGGCATCGCCGCGCTGATGGGGCAGGCGGCCATGGACCAAGGCCGCGAGATCGCCTGGCCGGGCAACTACAACTAA
- a CDS encoding FAD:protein FMN transferase, which produces MFHQTFASMNTRFSMVLPAIDEHHGMQLAREAQVLLQEQEVLMSRFDAHGALAALNRIAAHGPAPVPAALWEVLDACRRHHHLTGGAFDIAQGGPQGSRGMQLLDVDAAARTVRFDAAGMQLDLGGIGKGIALDAVRQRLLARGVDQALLSFGESSLVVIGKHPAADSWPVGVEDLFHPGRSLHRFDLRDTAMSTSGNRVGQAHIFDPSDGQPISGCRTVSVSCAGAADAEALSTALFVLAPARRVEVLRHYPCAQAVEFIYLEKNGHWTVEKRWQHD; this is translated from the coding sequence ATGTTCCACCAGACCTTCGCGTCGATGAACACGCGCTTTTCCATGGTCTTGCCGGCCATCGACGAGCACCACGGCATGCAGCTGGCGCGCGAAGCCCAGGTCCTGCTGCAAGAGCAGGAAGTGCTGATGAGCCGCTTCGATGCTCACGGCGCGCTGGCGGCGCTCAACCGCATCGCCGCCCACGGCCCGGCGCCGGTGCCGGCGGCCTTGTGGGAAGTGCTGGACGCTTGCCGGCGCCATCACCACCTGACCGGGGGCGCCTTCGATATCGCCCAGGGCGGGCCGCAGGGCAGCCGCGGCATGCAGCTGCTCGATGTCGATGCGGCGGCGCGCACCGTGCGCTTCGACGCGGCGGGCATGCAGCTGGACCTGGGCGGCATCGGCAAGGGCATTGCGCTGGACGCGGTGCGCCAGAGGCTGCTCGCGCGTGGGGTTGACCAGGCGTTGCTCAGCTTTGGCGAAAGTTCGCTCGTCGTCATCGGCAAGCACCCCGCCGCCGATAGCTGGCCAGTGGGCGTGGAGGACCTGTTCCATCCAGGCCGGTCACTGCATCGCTTCGACCTGCGCGACACCGCAATGTCCACTTCGGGTAACCGCGTCGGCCAGGCTCATATCTTCGATCCCAGCGACGGCCAGCCGATCAGCGGCTGCCGGACCGTGTCGGTGAGCTGCGCCGGCGCTGCCGATGCCGAAGCGCTGTCGACCGCCCTGTTCGTGCTGGCACCCGCGCGCCGCGTGGAGGTGCTGCGGCACTATCCCTGCGCCCAGGCGGTCGAGTTTATCTACCTGGAGAAGAACGGTCACTGGACTGTGGAAAAGAGATGGCAACATGACTGA
- a CDS encoding 3-keto-disaccharide hydrolase — protein MPSYPIVPAVLLTALLCAASPVMAQSGACDATNAQAVPTLTAQEKAEGWTVLWDGSSNDAWRGVKSDAFPQHGWRTCDGVLTIMGKGGEESRGGGDIITRKRYSDFELTLEAKLSPGANSGVKIFTQPNLAPIDRLTGKPATVGSAIGMEFQLLDDERHPDAKLGRDGNRTIGSLYDLIPAKQDKTAAPVGHWNHVRILAQGKQVTFWLNGRKTVEFERGSAAFRAAVAASKFRDIAGFGEWADGHILLQDHGDQVSFRNILIRELRAK, from the coding sequence ATGCCCTCTTACCCTATCGTCCCGGCTGTTCTCCTCACCGCCCTGTTGTGCGCAGCCTCACCCGTCATGGCGCAATCGGGCGCGTGCGACGCCACCAACGCACAGGCCGTGCCCACCCTGACGGCGCAGGAAAAAGCGGAAGGCTGGACCGTGCTGTGGGACGGTAGCTCGAACGATGCCTGGCGCGGCGTCAAATCCGACGCGTTTCCACAGCACGGCTGGCGCACTTGTGACGGAGTCCTCACCATCATGGGCAAGGGCGGAGAAGAATCGCGCGGTGGCGGCGACATCATCACTCGCAAGCGTTATAGCGACTTCGAGCTGACCTTGGAAGCAAAGCTTAGCCCGGGCGCCAACAGCGGCGTCAAGATCTTCACCCAGCCCAACCTGGCCCCGATCGACCGCCTCACCGGCAAGCCGGCAACGGTGGGCTCGGCGATCGGCATGGAGTTCCAGCTGCTTGATGACGAGCGCCACCCCGACGCGAAACTTGGCCGCGACGGCAACCGGACCATCGGCTCGCTGTACGACCTGATCCCGGCCAAACAAGATAAAACCGCCGCTCCGGTGGGTCACTGGAACCACGTGCGCATTCTGGCGCAAGGCAAGCAGGTAACGTTCTGGCTCAACGGCAGGAAGACTGTTGAATTCGAGCGAGGCTCCGCAGCCTTCCGTGCTGCCGTGGCGGCCAGCAAATTCCGCGATATTGCCGGCTTCGGTGAATGGGCCGACGGCCACATTCTTCTGCAGGACCATGGAGACCAGGTTTCCTTCCGCAACATCCTGATCCGCGAGCTGCGCGCGAAGTAA
- a CDS encoding TonB-dependent receptor: protein MKQTKKTAIALAITQLVSIASATAHAQIAEATAPGEQTAPVQAVVVTGVRASQLKAIDIKRNEDKVVDAIVAEDIGKLPDFTIADSLQRVTGVQVAREAGEAGRVTLRGMPQVLTTLNGDMFLGAGNVVSTQPNYADIPASLIAGASVIKSNTADILPGGIAGTIDLKTRQPMDLNKGWNLTGITEAQRGSLSKKTSPNVSVLAGYKAHDSSWAALVSANKSRSERANYNANAQNNDWDRITPDGVLKNPNDASAGYYDLTGKGAGCVTAPFPAGINPGAPFGSLTPAQTNAVKSFHDRNNLNCLLAGNYVWMPRMISANDRKLIRDREAVSAAFTYKLSREWRATLESFHSKIADQNYRHDIYFHNNGVLFDRLQPGIEMPTISENNVVTKGVQRTARLFSRAGNERADGKATNTMLRLEYGGQGPLSGDLRFQYSNNRRDLVNGSVDSNLDPTATSGPAGCTNNCTVQTGTGTATWPGYLMDFDLTGKEPAIGFRDGGWDATKLRLGSFSVAGSEEVGRLGNFATNGVWDDKVWLFDGFKFGARVSRQNIDRFGWQMYAPTYTGTPGQNYNAYPSISSVPVGTPFRDALKPGVAPDLLSAHPDHFTKVYNQVGVIATPPIALVDPAVLKNPLAQWQSQFTTWTDPATNQTYTPVRAASPEQNYRFKLVSKEAYFQADFSGDAWFGWTYAGNVGLRRVDSEATITRHLVDVNTRQFVNGPLADLGTEVLVRRYSDNLPSFNLRVAPAPNLAIRLGVNKAITRPDISVLGKQTTYGRNANNGTDPSLPDAFNIFLNANAGNADLQPWRSTNTNLSLEWYPTREILVNLAAYRLDIDSFARTITFNAPGPDIDGEVRRTGTWTQTVNGEGTYTQGLEGGVKMPFTFLPGAWSGLGIDANYTYGESKGFDTDFAGDSLPLPDFSEHTANLAIWYQKYGWQARIAANWRSPRFSSVRGQRNPNTNLSPADPALVNQFLGNSSLSNARLATWYNAVTYVDASVSYDIGQHATVYLQATNLLKAYDSRYAQFEEMFMDQSAFDRTITIGARFKF from the coding sequence ATGAAACAGACAAAGAAAACGGCGATCGCGCTCGCGATCACGCAACTGGTCTCTATTGCAAGCGCTACGGCTCATGCGCAGATCGCAGAAGCGACGGCGCCAGGTGAGCAGACCGCGCCAGTACAAGCGGTGGTGGTGACTGGTGTGCGCGCATCGCAATTGAAGGCGATCGATATCAAGCGTAACGAGGACAAGGTAGTCGATGCCATTGTGGCGGAGGACATTGGCAAGTTGCCCGACTTTACAATCGCCGATTCGCTGCAACGGGTAACCGGCGTTCAGGTAGCGCGCGAAGCCGGGGAAGCGGGTCGCGTGACCTTGCGCGGCATGCCCCAGGTGCTGACCACCTTGAATGGCGACATGTTTCTGGGTGCCGGCAACGTTGTTTCGACTCAACCCAACTATGCAGATATCCCAGCGTCGCTAATCGCGGGCGCCAGCGTCATCAAGTCGAACACTGCCGATATTCTGCCCGGCGGCATTGCCGGTACCATCGATCTGAAAACACGGCAGCCAATGGATCTCAACAAGGGATGGAACCTGACCGGGATCACCGAAGCCCAGCGGGGTTCCCTGTCGAAGAAGACCAGTCCCAACGTTTCCGTGCTAGCCGGCTACAAGGCGCACGATTCCAGCTGGGCCGCTCTGGTATCGGCCAACAAGTCCCGCTCCGAGCGGGCGAACTATAACGCTAACGCCCAGAATAACGACTGGGATCGGATCACCCCAGATGGCGTGTTGAAGAATCCGAACGACGCCAGTGCCGGCTATTACGACCTGACGGGCAAGGGCGCCGGCTGCGTCACTGCCCCCTTCCCGGCAGGAATCAATCCTGGCGCACCGTTCGGGTCGTTGACCCCGGCCCAGACGAACGCTGTCAAGAGCTTCCATGACCGCAATAACCTGAATTGTCTACTCGCTGGCAATTACGTGTGGATGCCGCGCATGATTTCCGCAAACGACAGAAAACTGATCCGCGACCGCGAAGCCGTCTCGGCCGCCTTCACCTACAAGTTGTCCCGCGAATGGCGGGCCACACTCGAATCATTCCATTCGAAAATCGCTGACCAGAACTACCGCCATGACATCTATTTCCACAACAATGGCGTGTTGTTCGATCGTCTGCAGCCGGGCATCGAGATGCCGACCATCAGCGAGAACAATGTCGTCACCAAGGGTGTCCAGCGTACCGCGCGGCTCTTCTCGCGCGCCGGCAACGAGCGTGCCGACGGCAAGGCGACCAATACCATGTTGCGGCTCGAGTACGGTGGCCAAGGACCGCTATCGGGCGACCTGCGCTTCCAATATTCAAACAACAGGCGAGACCTCGTGAACGGCTCAGTGGACTCCAATCTCGATCCAACCGCCACCTCCGGCCCGGCCGGCTGTACCAACAACTGCACCGTTCAGACAGGCACCGGCACAGCCACATGGCCCGGATATCTGATGGATTTCGACTTGACCGGCAAGGAGCCGGCGATCGGGTTTCGCGACGGCGGATGGGATGCCACCAAGCTGCGGCTGGGCAGCTTCAGCGTTGCCGGCTCCGAGGAAGTGGGCCGACTGGGCAATTTCGCCACCAATGGCGTTTGGGACGACAAGGTATGGCTGTTCGATGGCTTCAAGTTCGGCGCCCGGGTCAGTCGGCAGAACATCGACCGCTTCGGCTGGCAAATGTATGCCCCGACGTACACTGGCACCCCGGGGCAGAACTACAATGCCTATCCAAGCATTAGCTCGGTCCCGGTCGGCACCCCTTTTCGCGACGCGTTAAAGCCCGGAGTCGCACCGGACCTGCTGTCGGCGCATCCGGACCATTTCACCAAGGTCTACAACCAGGTCGGGGTCATTGCCACGCCGCCCATCGCCCTGGTCGATCCGGCGGTCCTGAAAAATCCGCTGGCACAGTGGCAATCCCAGTTCACGACCTGGACCGATCCAGCCACCAACCAGACTTACACGCCTGTCCGGGCGGCTTCGCCTGAACAGAACTACCGCTTCAAACTGGTATCGAAAGAAGCCTACTTCCAGGCCGACTTCTCGGGTGACGCCTGGTTCGGCTGGACCTATGCGGGCAACGTTGGTCTGCGCCGGGTCGATTCCGAGGCGACCATCACACGCCACCTGGTGGACGTCAACACGCGCCAGTTCGTCAACGGCCCGCTGGCCGACCTTGGCACCGAAGTGCTGGTGCGGCGTTATTCCGACAACCTGCCAAGCTTCAACCTGCGGGTCGCACCGGCACCGAACCTGGCGATTCGCCTGGGTGTTAACAAGGCCATCACGCGGCCCGATATCAGTGTGCTGGGCAAGCAGACCACGTATGGCCGCAATGCCAACAATGGCACCGACCCAAGCCTTCCGGATGCGTTCAATATCTTCTTGAACGCCAACGCGGGCAACGCGGACCTGCAGCCATGGCGTTCGACCAACACCAACCTCAGCCTGGAGTGGTATCCAACCCGCGAGATCCTGGTCAACCTGGCGGCCTACCGCCTGGACATCGATTCGTTCGCACGTACCATTACCTTCAATGCGCCTGGTCCCGACATTGACGGCGAGGTGCGCCGTACCGGCACCTGGACCCAGACCGTTAACGGCGAAGGCACCTATACCCAGGGCCTGGAAGGCGGCGTGAAAATGCCGTTCACCTTCCTGCCGGGCGCCTGGAGCGGTCTCGGCATCGACGCCAACTACACCTATGGCGAATCGAAAGGCTTCGATACCGATTTCGCCGGCGACAGCCTGCCCCTGCCCGACTTTTCGGAGCACACCGCCAATCTGGCAATTTGGTATCAGAAATACGGCTGGCAGGCACGCATTGCGGCGAACTGGCGCAGCCCCCGTTTCTCCTCGGTCCGCGGACAGCGCAATCCGAACACCAACCTGAGTCCGGCCGATCCTGCCCTGGTCAACCAGTTCCTTGGCAATTCCAGTCTGTCGAATGCCCGCCTGGCGACCTGGTACAACGCGGTCACCTATGTCGACGCGTCGGTCAGTTATGACATCGGACAACACGCCACCGTGTACCTGCAGGCCACCAATCTGCTCAAGGCATACGACTCGCGCTATGCGCAATTCGAGGAAATGTTCATGGACCAGAGCGCATTCGACCGAACCATCACCATCGGTGCGCGGTTCAAGTTCTAG